From a single Brassica oleracea var. oleracea cultivar TO1000 chromosome C5, BOL, whole genome shotgun sequence genomic region:
- the LOC106292663 gene encoding uncharacterized protein LOC106292663 isoform X1, whose amino-acid sequence MSTPDPNSSASATATPSLVVTASETPAPPANNLRPTPSQPPNAPPPPSLPYRAIAANPLQQTHNNRPNSSTVLYPFAPHPGRGGFSVRPVRMSAPLVGSVTAAGNQSGYPGLPYNHRLAESMMQFMRARNPQVQHQVSRPMRGVPHFLQPRVAPPPTSILDTGRNKNARRRDALVLVRGRKVRITDEASLYSLSRSWLRNGAHEGMQSQRSDTMKPLPKPLPLDVMEAAEKPTDDDDKEDEESVKDLTEKDLLKGHIERAKKVRARLREERSRKIARYKGRLALLLPQSGEQCTKND is encoded by the exons ATGTCGACTCCAGATCCCAACTCCTCCGCATCCGCAACGGCGACTCCCTCTCTCGTCGTCACCGCATCCGAAACTCCGGCTCCACCCGCAAACAATCTCAGACCAACGCCGTCTCAGCCACCTAACGCTCCTCCGCCGCCGTCTCTGCCTTACAGAGCCATAGCTGCTAATCCGTTACAACAAACTCATAACAACCGCCCTAATTCGTCGACGGTTCTTTACCCGTTTGCTCCTCATCCGGGTCGAGGAGGGTTTTCGGTCCGACCCGTTCGGATGAGCGCGCCGTTAGTCGGTTCCGTGACGGCGGCGGGTAATCAGAGCGGTTACCCGGGTTTGCCTTACAACCACCGGCTGGCGGAAAGCATGATGCAGTTCATGAGGGCGAGGAATCCTCAGGTTCAGCATCAGGTTTCTCGTCCCATGAGAGGAGTTCCTCACTTTCTCCAACCGCGG GTTGCTCCTCCCCCAACTTCAATTCTAGACACTGGCAGGAATAAAAATGCCAG AAGGCGGGATGCGCTTGTCCTTGTTAGAGGGAGAAAG GTTAGAATCACTGATGAAGCTTCTCTCTATTCACTTAGTCGATCGTGGTTGAGAAATGGCGCACATGAAGGAATGCAG TCGCAAAGGAGCGATACAATGAAACCGTTACCAAAGCCATTACCTCTGGATGTGATGGAAGCAGCTGAAAAACCAACTGATGATGATGATAAAGAG GACGAGGAATCTGTGAAGGACTTAACAGAGAAGGATCTTTTGAAAGGACACATCGAGCGAGCTAAGAAAGTCCGCGCACG ATTAAGAGAAGAACGGTCGAGGAAGATTGCGAGGTACAAAGGAAGATTGGCTCTTCTTCTGCCACAATCCGGAGAGCAGTGCACGAAGAACGATTAA
- the LOC106295661 gene encoding uncharacterized protein LOC106295661 has protein sequence MALVRLISSRKLSPPFFSRNVDRLELTRIGSIRVAAFFSTQKLVGDDEPVLVRDFIHRALYDAKDGYFSQRSQSVGVLERSIKFNQLEGRKAYMKLLEKVYKQSDISWFTPVELFKPWYAHGIAEAILRTTNLSVPLKIYEIGGGSGTCAKGILDYIMLNAPERIYNNMSYTSIEISPSLAKIQKETVAQVGSHLSKFRVECRDASDLSGWRNVEQQPCWVIMLEVLDNLPHDLVYSQSQLSPWMEVLVENKPESESLSELYKPLEDPLIKRCIDIVEHEAPPVSKPKEIWSKLFTKPRRCWLPTGCLKLLEVLHEKLPKMSLIASDFSFLPDVKVPGERAPLVSTKKDGSSSDYSSYLDAKGDADIFFPTDFWLLERMDHYCSGWRKTEKDGTPSKKGRKRRTLTLDTSAFMDEFGLPSKTRTKDGYNPLLDDFKNTKFYLSVPTHNTK, from the exons ATGGCTCTCGTTCGATTGATCTCTTCTCGGAAGCTTTCGCCACCGTTTTTCTCTAGGAATGTTGATCGATTGGAGCTGACACGCATTGGATCGATTCGAGTAGCTGCGTTCTTCTCGACTCAGAAGCTCGTTGGCGATGATGAACCAGTTCTC GTTAGAGATTTCATACACAGAGCATTGTATGATGCAAAAGACGGATACTTCTCTCAACGATCGCAATCTGTTGGTGTTCTGGAGAGAAGCATTAAGTTCAACCAGCTTGAAG GGAGAAAGGCGTACATGAAACTATTGGAGAAAGTTTACAAGCAGAGTGACATTTCTTGGTTTACTCCTGTGGAGCTCTTCAAG CCTTGGTATGCTCATGGGATTGCAGAAGCTATACTACGAACCACCAATCTCTCAGTTCCATTAAAG ATTTATGAAATTGGTGGTGGATCGGGAACCTGTGCGAAGGGTATATTGGACTACATAATGTTGAATGCTCCTGAGAGAATCTACAATAACATGAGCTATAC ATCTATAGAAATCAGTCCTTCACTGGCTAAGATTCAAAAGGAAACTGTTGCGCAAGTTGGAAGCCATCTATCAAAGTTCCGAGTTGAGTGCCGTGATGCATCTGACCTATCTGGATGGA GGAATGTGGAGCAACAACCATGTTGGGTGATAATGCTCGAG GTGCTAGATAATCTCCCACATGACCTTGTCTATTCCCAAAGCCAACTTTCCCCATGGATGGAAGTCTTGGTTGAAAATAAACCTGAGAG CGAATCACTCTCTGAACTATACAAGCCTTTAGAGGATCCACTGATCAAGCGCTGCATTGACATTGTTGAACACGAAGCTCCTCCGGTTTCAAAACCAAAAGAAATCTGGTCTAAACTGTTTACCAAACCTAGACGTTGTTGGCTTCCAACAGGTTGTTTG AAACTGCTGGAGGTTTTACATGAAAAGCTACCAAAGATGTCCCTAATCGCTTCTGACTTTAGCTTCTTGCCGGACGTGAAAGTTCCTGGTGAAAGAGCCCCATTGGTTTCAACAAAG AAAGACGGAAGTAGCTCAGATTACAGTAGTTATCTAGACGCAAAG GGTGATGCTGATATATTTTTCCCAACTGACTTTTGGCTTTTGGAACGAATGGATCATTATTGTTCTGGGTGGAGGAAGACGGAGAAAGACGGGACACCATCGAAAAAAGGAAGGAAAAGACGAACTCTCACT CTGGATACATCAGCGTTCATGGATGAGTTTGGTTTACCTTCAAAGACGAGAACAAAGGACGGATACAACCCGTTACTTGATGACTTCAAGAACACTAAGTTCTATCTTAGTGTCCCAACACACAACACTAAGTAA
- the LOC106295659 gene encoding uncharacterized protein At1g04910 isoform X1 — protein sequence MRRLGHHRLHGKAGGGVGTKGMVAKLSIGVIVLLICTLSLLFSFNIGGNPEPSRPSKINVEELWESADSGGWRPSSAPRSDWPPPTKETNGYLRVRCNGGLNQQRSAICNAVLAARIMNATLVLPELDANSFWHDASGFQGIYDVEHFIETLKYDVKIVGKIPDVHKNGKTKKIKAFQIRPPRDAPIDWYLTTALKAMKEHSAIYLTPFSHRLAEEIDNPEYQRLRCRVNYHALRFKPHIMKLSESIVDKLRSQGHFMSIHLRFEMDMLAFAGCFDIFNPEEQKILRKYRKENFAEKRLIYNERRAIGKCPLTPEEVGLILRAMRFDNSTRIYLAAGELFGGERFMSPFRTLFPRLDNHSSVDPSEELSANSQGLIGSAVDYMVCLLSDIFMPTYDGPSNFANNLLGHRLYYGFRTTIRPDRKALAPIFIAREKGKTAGFEEAVRRVMLKTNFGGPHKRVSPESFYTNSWPECFCQMNPKKASDKCPPDNVVEILESRLESVGDSDATSQTNSTVAGLER from the exons ATGCGAAG GTTAGGGCATCACCGTCTCCATGGGAAGGCGGGAGGAGGAGTTGGAACGAAGGGGATGGTGGCGAAGCTGTCCATCGGAGTCATAGTTCTACTGATCTGTACTCTCTCGCTGCTTTTCTCGTTTAACATCGGTGGTAATCCCGAGCCGAGCCGTCCTTCTAAG ATAAACGTGGAGGAGCTCTGGGAGAGTGCTGATTCCGGTGGTTGGAGGCCATCTTCTGCTCCACGATCTGACTGGCCTC CTCCTACGAAGGAGACGAATGGCTATCTTCGTGTTCGGTGTAATGGTGGTTTGAATCAGCAACGTAGTGCG ATATGTAATGCAGTACTTGCTGCCCGGATCATGAATGCTACACTTGTGTTGCCCGAACTAGATGCAAACTCGTTTTGGCATGATGCCAG TGGATTCCAGGGAATATATGACGTAGAACATTTTATTGAGACACTGAAGTATGATGTTAAGATTGTGGGAAAGATCCCAGATGTTCACAAAAATGGGAAAACCAAGAAGATAAAAGCGTTTCAG ATTCGTCCTCCTCGAGATGCTCCTATTGATTGGTACCTGACAACTGCTCTAAAGGCAATGAAAGAACATAGTGCTATCTATCTTACACCTTTTTCACATCGGTTGGCGGAGGAAATTGACAATCCTGAGTATCAACGGTTAAGGTGCAGAGTGAACTACCATGCTTTGAGATTCAAGCCACACATCATGAAGTTGAGTGAATCGATTGTTGACAAACTCCGGTCACAGGGCCACTTCATGTCCATCCATCTTCGTTTCGAAATGGATATGTTGGCATTTGCAGG GTGCTTTGACATATTTAACCCCGAGGAACAGAAGATACTTAGGAAGTACCGTAAAGAAAATTTTGCAGAGAAAAGGCTTATCTACAATGAAAGAAGGGCTATTGGGAAGTGCCCACTGACCCCTGAGGAG GTAGGTCTTATATTACGAGCGATGAGATTCGACAACTCCACAAGGATATACTTAGCAGCTGGTGAACTTTTTGGCGGGGAAAGGTTCATGTCACCGTTCCGAACCTTATTCCCACGGCTTGACAACCATAGCTCGGTCGACCCCTCTGAGGAGCTTTCAGCAAACTCGCAAGGATTAATAGGATCAGCTGTGGATTACATGGTCTGTCTCCTGTCCGACATTTTCATGCCAACATACGATGGGCCGAGCAACTTCGCCAACAATCTCTTAGGTCATCGCCTCTACTACGGTTTCCGCACCACAATCAGACCTGACAGAAAGGCTTTAGCTCCAATCTTCATAGCTAGAGAGAAAGGAAAAACCGCTGGGTTCGAAGAAGCAGTGAGGCGAGTAATGCTGAAAACGAACTTTGGAGGGCCTCACAAACGCGTATCTCCTGAGTCGTTTTACACGAACTCATGGCCTGAGTGTTTCTGTCAGATGAATCCGAAGAAGGCCAGTGACAAGTGCCCGCCGGATAATGTTGTAGAGATTCTTGAAAGTCGGTTAGAGAGTGTGGGAGATTCAGATGCAACTTCTCAGACAAACTCCACGGTGGCTGGATTAGAACGGTAA
- the LOC106343737 gene encoding probable sucrose-phosphate synthase 3, translating into MAGNEWINGYLEAILDSQAQGIEETQQKPQTSVTALRDGEGEFFNPTKYFVEEVVTGVDETDLHRTWLKVVATRNSRERNSRLENMCWRIWHLTRKKKQLEWEDSQRVANRRLEREQGRRDATEDLFEDLSEGEKGDGLGEIVQPETPRRQLQRNSSSVDIWSDDKKENRLYVVLISLHGLVRGENMELGSDSDTGGQVKYVVELARALARMPGVYRVDLFTRQICSSEVDWSYAEPTEMLTTASAEDCDGDETGESSGAYIIRIPFGPRDKYLPKEILWPYIQEFVDGALAHILNMSKVLGEQIGNGKPVWPYVIHGHYADAGDSAALLSGALNVPMVLTGHSLGRNKLEQLLKQGRQSKEDINSTYKIKRRIEAEELSLDAAELVITSTRQEIDEQWGLYDGFDVKLEKVLRARARRGVNCHGRYMPRMAVIPPGMDFTNVVVQEETLEGDGELASLAGGAEGSSPKAVPTIWSDVMRFFTNPHKPMILALSRPDPKKNITTLLKAFGECRHLRELANLTLIMGNRDDIDELPSGNASVLTTALKLIDKYDLYGSVAYPKHHKQSDVPDIYRLAANTKGVFINPALVEPFGLTLIEAAAHGLPMVATKNGGPVDILQALHNGLLVDPHDQEAIANALLKLVSEKNLWNECRINGWKNIHLFSWPEHCRTYLTRVASCRMRHPQWQTDADEMAAQEDEFSLNDSLKDVQDMSLRLSVDGDKPSWNASLEPSSNDPVKQIMSRMKQPEIKSKPEVQGKKQGDNVGSRFPVLRRRERLIVIAFDCYNEEGAVDVKSMVTMIQNIVKAVRSDPKMAKNSGFALSTSMPLDELTSFFKSAKIQVSEFDTLICSSGSEVYYPGAEEGKLLPDPDYASHIDYRWGNEGLKNTVWKLMNTTAVGGEARNKGSPSLLEEDKPSSNEHCVAYLIKDRSKVMRIDDLRQKLRLRGLRCHPMYCRNSTRLQIVPLLASRSQALRYLFVRWRLNVANMYVVVGEHGDTDYEELISGTHKTVIVKGLVTLGSDALLRSTDLRDDIVPSESPFIGFLKGDAPVNEITDILKQLSKAAT; encoded by the exons ATGGCGGGGAACGAGTGGATCAATGGCTACTTGGAGGCGATACTTGACAGTCAAGCTCAGGGGATCGAAGAAACACAGCAGAAACCTCAAACCTCCGTGACGGCTCTGAGAGACGGAGAAGGAGAGTTTTTCAACCCGACCAAATACTTCGTGGAGGAAGTCGTCACCGGAGTCGATGAGACAGATCTTCACCGGACTTGGCTCAAAGTCGTAGCCACTCGCAACTCCCGTGAGCGAAACTCTCGCTTAGAGAACATGTGCTGGAGGATATGGCATCTCACTCGCAAGAAGAAGCAG TTAGAGTGGGAGGATTCTCAACGAGTGGCGAACAGGAGATTGGAGAGAGAACAAGGAAGAAGAGATGCGACGGAGGATTTGTTTGAGGATTTATCAGAAGGAGAGAAAGGAGACGGTCTCGGAGAGATTGTTCAACCTGAGACACCTAGGAGACAGCTGCAACGCAACTCGTCCAGTGTCGATATTTGGTCTGATGATAAAAAGGAGAATCGTCTTTACGTTGTCCTTATCAG TTTGCACGGGTTGGTTCGTGGTGAAAACATGGAGCTTGGTAGCGATTCTGACACTGGTGGACAG GTGAAATATGTAGTGGAGCTAGCTCGTGCCTTAGCGAGAATGCCTGGTGTGTACCGAGTAGATCTCTTTACACGCCAGATATGCTCATCAGAAGTTGACTGGAGCTACGCAGAGCCAACAGAGATGCTAACAACAGCTTCCGCCGAAGACTGCGACGGCGACGAAACGGGAGAAAGCAGTGGAGCTTACATCATCAGAATACCGTTTGGTCCGCGCGACAAGTACTTACCAAAAGAGATTCTCTGGCCTTACATCCAAGAGTTCGTTGATGGAGCCTTAGCTCATATCCTAAACATGTCGAAAGTTTTGGGAGAACAGATTGGTAACGGGAAGCCTGTATGGCCGTACGTGATTCACGGTCACTACGCTGATGCAGGGGACAGTGCAGCTCTGCTTTCAGGTGCGTTGAACGTTCCTATGGTCTTGACGGGTCATTCTCTAGGGAGAAACAAGCTTGAACAGCTTTTGAAACAAGGGAGGCAGTCAAAGGAGGATATAAACTCGACGTATAAGATCAAGAGGAGGATCGAAGCTGAGGAGCTTTCTCTGGATGCTGCGGAGCTTGTTATAACGAGTACGAGGCAGGAGATTGATGAGCAGTGGGGCCTTTATGATGGGTTCGATGTTAAGCTTGAGAAAGTGTTGAGAGCTCGTGCTAGACGCGGTGTTAACTGTCACGGACGGTACATGCCAAGAATGGCG GTTATTCCACCAGGAATGGATTTCACAAACGTTGTGGTTCAAGAAGAGACACTTGAGGGCGATGGAGAGTTAGCTTCCTTAGCAGGAGGAGCCGAGGGATCTTCTCCTAAAGCGGTTCCAACTATATGGTCTGAT GTTATGAGATTTTTCACAAATCCTCACAAACCCATGATCTTGGCACTATCTAGACCAGACCCCAAGAAGAACATAACCACTCTTTTGAAAGCCTTTGGAGAATGTCGACATCTACGGGAGCTAGCTAATCTC ACTTTGATTATGGGGAATAGAGATGATATAGATGAGCTACCATCTGGAAACGCAAGTGTTCTTACAACTGCCTTGAAACTCATTGACAAGTACGACCTTTACGGGTCCGTTGCGTATCCTAAACATCATAAACAGTCTGATGTTCCTGACATATACCGACTCGCTGCAAATACAAAGGGTGTTTTCATTAATCCTGCTTTGGTTGAACCTTTTGGCCTTACACTCATTGAG GCTGCGGCTCACGGGCTTCCCATGGTGGCCACCAAGAATGGTGGACCGGTCGATATACTTCAG GCATTGCATAACGGTTTGCTAGTGGATCCACATGATCAAGAAGCAATAGCTAACGCGTTACTGAAGTTGGTATCAGAGAAGAACCTATGGAACGAGTGCAGGATCAACGGTTGGAAGAACATTCACTTGTTCTCATGGCCGGAGCATTGCCGGACTTACCTTACTCGTGTAGCCTCATGTCGTATGAGACATCCGCAGTGGCAGACGGACGCAGACGAAATGGCGGCTCAAGAAGACGAGTTCTCGCTCAACGACTCTCTCAAAGACGTTCAAGACATGTCTCTTAGACTCTCTGTGGACGGAGACAAACCGTCCTGGAACGCGTCTCTTGAACCGAGTAGTAATGATCCGGTTAAACAAATCATGAGCCGGATGAAGCAACCTGAGATAAAGAGTAAACCGGAAGTGCAAGGGAAGAAGCAAGGAGATAACGTGGGGAGCAGGTTTCCTGTTTTACGGCGACGTGAACGGCTTATAGTTATAGCATTTGATTGCTATAACGAGGAGGGAGCGGTCGATGTAAAATCTATGGTGACGATGATTCAGAACATCGTCAAAGCCGTGAGATCGGATCCTAAGATGGCTAAGAACTCTGGTTTCGCGTTATCCACTTCGATGCCGCTTGATGAGTTGACTAGCTTCTTCAAGTCTGCTAAGATTCAAGTGAGCGAGTTCGACACGTTGATATGCAGCAGCGGGAGCGAAGTGTACTACCCAGGAGCTGAAGAAGGGAAGCTTCTTCCGGATCCTGACTACGCCTCGCATATAGATTACCGTTGGGGCAATGAAGGGCTTAAGAACACTGTGTGGAAGCTCATGAACACAACAGCTGTTGGTGGAGAAGCTAGGAACAAGGGCTCCCCGAGTCTTCTCGAGGAGGATAAGCCATCGAGCAATGAGCATTGCGTTGCGTATTTGATCAAAGATCGCTCAAAG GTGATGAGAATTGATGACTTGCGTCAGAAGTTACGTCTAAGAGGCCTCCGTTGTCATCCTATGTACTGTCGGAACTCGACAAGATTGCAGATCGTTCCTCTTCTTGCTTCTCGATCACAAGCTCTTAG ATACTTGTTTGTGCGGTGGAGGCTGAACGTGGCGAACATGTACGTGGTGGTCGGAGAACACGGCGATACGGACTACGAGGAACTTATCTCTGGCACACACAAGACGGTGATCGTCAAGGGGCTCGTGACGTTGGGCTCTGATGCTCTGCTCCGGTCAACAGACCTTCGAGACGACATCGTTCCGTCAGAGAGTCCTTTTATTGGTTTTCTCAAGGGTGATGCACCGGTTAATGAGATAACCGACATTCTGAAGCAGCTGTCAAAAGCCGCTACTTGA
- the LOC106295659 gene encoding uncharacterized protein At1g04910 isoform X2: MFLSSPTKETNGYLRVRCNGGLNQQRSAICNAVLAARIMNATLVLPELDANSFWHDASGFQGIYDVEHFIETLKYDVKIVGKIPDVHKNGKTKKIKAFQIRPPRDAPIDWYLTTALKAMKEHSAIYLTPFSHRLAEEIDNPEYQRLRCRVNYHALRFKPHIMKLSESIVDKLRSQGHFMSIHLRFEMDMLAFAGCFDIFNPEEQKILRKYRKENFAEKRLIYNERRAIGKCPLTPEEVGLILRAMRFDNSTRIYLAAGELFGGERFMSPFRTLFPRLDNHSSVDPSEELSANSQGLIGSAVDYMVCLLSDIFMPTYDGPSNFANNLLGHRLYYGFRTTIRPDRKALAPIFIAREKGKTAGFEEAVRRVMLKTNFGGPHKRVSPESFYTNSWPECFCQMNPKKASDKCPPDNVVEILESRLESVGDSDATSQTNSTVAGLER; the protein is encoded by the exons ATGTTTTTGAGCT CTCCTACGAAGGAGACGAATGGCTATCTTCGTGTTCGGTGTAATGGTGGTTTGAATCAGCAACGTAGTGCG ATATGTAATGCAGTACTTGCTGCCCGGATCATGAATGCTACACTTGTGTTGCCCGAACTAGATGCAAACTCGTTTTGGCATGATGCCAG TGGATTCCAGGGAATATATGACGTAGAACATTTTATTGAGACACTGAAGTATGATGTTAAGATTGTGGGAAAGATCCCAGATGTTCACAAAAATGGGAAAACCAAGAAGATAAAAGCGTTTCAG ATTCGTCCTCCTCGAGATGCTCCTATTGATTGGTACCTGACAACTGCTCTAAAGGCAATGAAAGAACATAGTGCTATCTATCTTACACCTTTTTCACATCGGTTGGCGGAGGAAATTGACAATCCTGAGTATCAACGGTTAAGGTGCAGAGTGAACTACCATGCTTTGAGATTCAAGCCACACATCATGAAGTTGAGTGAATCGATTGTTGACAAACTCCGGTCACAGGGCCACTTCATGTCCATCCATCTTCGTTTCGAAATGGATATGTTGGCATTTGCAGG GTGCTTTGACATATTTAACCCCGAGGAACAGAAGATACTTAGGAAGTACCGTAAAGAAAATTTTGCAGAGAAAAGGCTTATCTACAATGAAAGAAGGGCTATTGGGAAGTGCCCACTGACCCCTGAGGAG GTAGGTCTTATATTACGAGCGATGAGATTCGACAACTCCACAAGGATATACTTAGCAGCTGGTGAACTTTTTGGCGGGGAAAGGTTCATGTCACCGTTCCGAACCTTATTCCCACGGCTTGACAACCATAGCTCGGTCGACCCCTCTGAGGAGCTTTCAGCAAACTCGCAAGGATTAATAGGATCAGCTGTGGATTACATGGTCTGTCTCCTGTCCGACATTTTCATGCCAACATACGATGGGCCGAGCAACTTCGCCAACAATCTCTTAGGTCATCGCCTCTACTACGGTTTCCGCACCACAATCAGACCTGACAGAAAGGCTTTAGCTCCAATCTTCATAGCTAGAGAGAAAGGAAAAACCGCTGGGTTCGAAGAAGCAGTGAGGCGAGTAATGCTGAAAACGAACTTTGGAGGGCCTCACAAACGCGTATCTCCTGAGTCGTTTTACACGAACTCATGGCCTGAGTGTTTCTGTCAGATGAATCCGAAGAAGGCCAGTGACAAGTGCCCGCCGGATAATGTTGTAGAGATTCTTGAAAGTCGGTTAGAGAGTGTGGGAGATTCAGATGCAACTTCTCAGACAAACTCCACGGTGGCTGGATTAGAACGGTAA
- the LOC106292663 gene encoding uncharacterized protein LOC106292663 isoform X2 — protein sequence MSTPDPNSSASATATPSLVVTASETPAPPANNLRPTPSQPPNAPPPPSLPYRAIAANPLQQTHNNRPNSSTVLYPFAPHPGRGGFSVRPVRMSAPLVGSVTAAGNQSGYPGLPYNHRLAESMMQFMRARNPQVQHQVSRPMRGVPHFLQPRVAPPPTSILDTGRNKNARRDALVLVRGRKVRITDEASLYSLSRSWLRNGAHEGMQSQRSDTMKPLPKPLPLDVMEAAEKPTDDDDKEDEESVKDLTEKDLLKGHIERAKKVRARLREERSRKIARYKGRLALLLPQSGEQCTKND from the exons ATGTCGACTCCAGATCCCAACTCCTCCGCATCCGCAACGGCGACTCCCTCTCTCGTCGTCACCGCATCCGAAACTCCGGCTCCACCCGCAAACAATCTCAGACCAACGCCGTCTCAGCCACCTAACGCTCCTCCGCCGCCGTCTCTGCCTTACAGAGCCATAGCTGCTAATCCGTTACAACAAACTCATAACAACCGCCCTAATTCGTCGACGGTTCTTTACCCGTTTGCTCCTCATCCGGGTCGAGGAGGGTTTTCGGTCCGACCCGTTCGGATGAGCGCGCCGTTAGTCGGTTCCGTGACGGCGGCGGGTAATCAGAGCGGTTACCCGGGTTTGCCTTACAACCACCGGCTGGCGGAAAGCATGATGCAGTTCATGAGGGCGAGGAATCCTCAGGTTCAGCATCAGGTTTCTCGTCCCATGAGAGGAGTTCCTCACTTTCTCCAACCGCGG GTTGCTCCTCCCCCAACTTCAATTCTAGACACTGGCAGGAATAAAAATGCCAG GCGGGATGCGCTTGTCCTTGTTAGAGGGAGAAAG GTTAGAATCACTGATGAAGCTTCTCTCTATTCACTTAGTCGATCGTGGTTGAGAAATGGCGCACATGAAGGAATGCAG TCGCAAAGGAGCGATACAATGAAACCGTTACCAAAGCCATTACCTCTGGATGTGATGGAAGCAGCTGAAAAACCAACTGATGATGATGATAAAGAG GACGAGGAATCTGTGAAGGACTTAACAGAGAAGGATCTTTTGAAAGGACACATCGAGCGAGCTAAGAAAGTCCGCGCACG ATTAAGAGAAGAACGGTCGAGGAAGATTGCGAGGTACAAAGGAAGATTGGCTCTTCTTCTGCCACAATCCGGAGAGCAGTGCACGAAGAACGATTAA